One stretch of Roseimicrobium sp. ORNL1 DNA includes these proteins:
- a CDS encoding class I SAM-dependent methyltransferase has translation MEIAPERKTIAKAISVRFATKFDQEWVKWKLTVDPLFASLLPWLRATDLPVLDVGCGRGLLGFYLRESGVSAAYTGIDFDAAKIKSAQDVASQYTPTPRYHALDARQAWPDSRGHVCLLDVLHYLPAKEQAALLQQCASHVSPDGSFIIRSGIRDTSWRYRITAGTDKVMATFGLMKSPPESYPTLEELGTVFENAGLEITEMQTPGKGALFNNHLMVCRRKRS, from the coding sequence GTGGAAATCGCTCCAGAGCGCAAGACCATCGCAAAAGCCATCTCGGTCCGCTTCGCCACGAAGTTCGACCAGGAGTGGGTGAAGTGGAAGCTCACCGTTGACCCACTTTTTGCTTCGCTGTTGCCCTGGCTGCGCGCCACGGATCTCCCCGTGCTCGACGTGGGCTGTGGCCGCGGTCTGCTCGGTTTTTATCTGCGCGAGAGCGGGGTCTCCGCCGCCTACACCGGCATCGATTTTGATGCGGCAAAGATCAAGTCCGCCCAGGACGTGGCTTCCCAGTACACGCCTACACCGCGCTACCATGCGCTGGATGCCCGGCAGGCGTGGCCCGACTCACGGGGACACGTGTGCCTGCTGGATGTGCTGCACTACCTGCCTGCCAAAGAACAAGCCGCCCTCCTTCAGCAATGCGCCTCGCACGTGTCTCCGGACGGCAGCTTCATCATTCGCAGCGGCATTCGCGACACCAGCTGGCGCTATCGCATCACCGCAGGCACCGACAAGGTCATGGCCACCTTTGGCCTGATGAAGTCTCCTCCGGAAAGTTACCCCACGCTGGAAGAACTGGGTACCGTCTTTGAGAATGCCGGATTGGAGATCACGGAGATGCAGACACCGGGAAAAGGCGCGCTCTTCAACAATCACCTGATGGTGTGCCGGCGGAAGCGGAGCTAG